Sequence from the Kribbella aluminosa genome:
AGGAGACGGGCCGCCGGATCGCGACCGCGTTCCTCGGGGTCTGGGAGTCGCCGGACGGGCAGCAGCGGATGAAGGCGCTGTTCCGTAGCGTGCTGAGCAGCGACGAGGTGGCCCGGATGATGCGCGAAGGCATCACGCAGATGATCATCCAGCCGATCTCCCAGATGCTTGACGTACCGGACGCCCGGCTGCGGGTCGGCCTGGTCGCGACCCAGCTGGTCGGGGCCGCGGTCGTCCGCTACCTGGTCGAGCTGGAGCCGGTCGCGTCGGTCGACGTCGAGACGCTGATCGACCGGTTGGCGCCGGTCCTGCAGCAGCACCTGACCGGCTGATGGAGATCCCGTCCGACGCCGAGATCCGCGCGCTGCATCGTGCGTACGCGCCGAGTCGTGAGGCGTACGAGGTGGTGTTCGAGCACTGCCGGCTGGTGTGTTCGGTGGCCACGCAGTTCTTCGCCGGGCTGGACGTCGACACCGATCTGGTGCGGGCGGGCGCGCTGCTGCACGACGTCGGGGTGTACCGGTTGGAGTCGTCGGCGTACGTACGGCACGGCGTACTGGGGCATGAGCTGCTCGCCTCGCTCGGGTTCCCGCTGGAGATCTGCCGGTTCTGCTCATGTCACACCGGCGTCGGAATCACCCGGGACGACGTCGTCCGGCAGGGGCTGCCGATCCCGGTCGGTGACTACCTGCCGCGGACGCCGGAGGAGGAGCTGGTGATGTACGCGGACAAGTTCCACAGCAAGCGCACGCCGCCGGTGTTCCTGTCTGGGGATACGTACGCAGCCGAGGTCGGACGGTTCGGGGCGGACAAGGTACGCCGGTTCGGCGAGCTCCGGCAGCGGTACGGCGACCCCGAGCTCGGCGCGCTCAGCGACGCCACCGGGTACGCCGTCATTTGACTGTCGCCCTGTTGCGCGGGCGGCTCGGTGCGCGCTAAATTCATCATATGATGAAAAACTCGGTGAGCTGCCGCGACGTGGTCGTGGTGCGCGGCGAGCAGGAGGTCCTGCACGGGATCGGCTTCGATCTCCGGACCGGGACGGTGACGGGTCTGCTCGGGCCGTCCGGCTGTGGGAAGACGACACTGATCCGCGCGATCGTCGGCCTGCAGGCACAGGTCACCGGCGACGTGTCGGTGCTCGGGCTGCCGGCCGGTGCCCCGAAACTGCGCGGCCGGGTCGGGTACGTGACGCAGGAGCCCAGCGTGTACGGCGATCTGACCGTCACCGAGAACCTGCGCTTCTTCGCCGCGGTGCTCGGCGTCCCGGTGTCCGACGTGGCGCAGGTGATCGAGACCGTCGACCTCGTGTCGCATGCCGACGTACGCGTCGATCGGCTGTCCGGTGGGCAGCGGTCGCGGGTGTCGCTGGCCGTCGCGCTGCTCGGCAGTCCCGAGCTGCTGGTGCTGGACGAACCAACGGTCGGGCTGGATCCCGTGCTGCGGCGGGATCTCTGGGAGCTGTTCCACCGATTGGCCGACAACGGTGCGGCGCTGCTGGTGTCCAGCCACGTGATGGACGAGGCGTCCCGCTGTGATCGGCTGCTGCTGATGCGCGAGGGCGAACTGCTCGCCGACGAGACCCCCGACGCATTGCTCACCGCGGCCGGTACGTCGGACATCGAGCAGGCGTTCCTGACCCTGATCGAACAGAAGGAGGCCGCCCGATGACTCCCCGCGTGACCCTCGCCGTCGCCGCCCGGGTGATCACCCAGCTGCGACGGGACCCGCGGACGGTGGCGCT
This genomic interval carries:
- a CDS encoding TetR/AcrR family transcriptional regulator encodes the protein MTRARRTPGRRPGGPDTRGEILDAARESFADKGFAATSMRAVARRAGVDAALVHHYFDSKDELFIEAMAIPVDPRQIAAHILSGPREETGRRIATAFLGVWESPDGQQRMKALFRSVLSSDEVARMMREGITQMIIQPISQMLDVPDARLRVGLVATQLVGAAVVRYLVELEPVASVDVETLIDRLAPVLQQHLTG
- a CDS encoding HD domain-containing protein; this encodes MEIPSDAEIRALHRAYAPSREAYEVVFEHCRLVCSVATQFFAGLDVDTDLVRAGALLHDVGVYRLESSAYVRHGVLGHELLASLGFPLEICRFCSCHTGVGITRDDVVRQGLPIPVGDYLPRTPEEELVMYADKFHSKRTPPVFLSGDTYAAEVGRFGADKVRRFGELRQRYGDPELGALSDATGYAVI
- a CDS encoding ABC transporter ATP-binding protein codes for the protein MMKNSVSCRDVVVVRGEQEVLHGIGFDLRTGTVTGLLGPSGCGKTTLIRAIVGLQAQVTGDVSVLGLPAGAPKLRGRVGYVTQEPSVYGDLTVTENLRFFAAVLGVPVSDVAQVIETVDLVSHADVRVDRLSGGQRSRVSLAVALLGSPELLVLDEPTVGLDPVLRRDLWELFHRLADNGAALLVSSHVMDEASRCDRLLLMREGELLADETPDALLTAAGTSDIEQAFLTLIEQKEAAR